A stretch of the Phyllopteryx taeniolatus isolate TA_2022b chromosome 5, UOR_Ptae_1.2, whole genome shotgun sequence genome encodes the following:
- the slc25a22a gene encoding mitochondrial glutamate carrier 1 isoform X2 has product MRRQRFEYLEGAAVNLTLVTPEKAIKLAANDFFRHHLSKDGKLTLLKEMLAGCGAGTCQVIVTTPMEMLKIQLQDAGRIAAQRKLMPESVPAGTVEPKSPTAMQLTRQLLREKGIAGLYKGLGATLLRDVPFSIIYFPLFANLNDIGKRGTEGPAPFYVSFISGCLAGSTAAVAVNPVDVIKTRLQSLNRGSTEDTYSGVTDCIRKILHNEGPSAFLKGAYCRALVIAPLFGIAQVVYFLGVGEYLLSFLPKKDK; this is encoded by the exons GTGCGGCGGTGAACCTAACACTGGTCACGCCAGAGAAAGCCATCAAATTGGCTGCCAATGACTTCTTCAGGCATCACCTCTCCAAGGATGG AAAGCTCACCTTGCTCAAAGAGATGCTGGCTGGGTGCGGTGCAGGCACTTGCCAG GTTATTGTCACCACTCCTATGGAGATGttgaaaattcagctccaagatgCTGGACGTATTG CGGCTCAGAGGAAGCTGATGCCAGAGTCAGTGCCAGCAGGCACCGTGGAACCCAAGTCACCAACTGCAATGCAGCTCACCAGACAATTACTGAGGGAAAAGGGAATTGCCGGATTGTACAAGGGCCTTGGCGCCACATTGCTCAG GGATGTTCCATTCTCCATCATCTACTTCCCTCTTTTTGCTAACCTGAATGACATTGGAAAGCGAGGCACAGAAGGACCCGCTCCGTTCTACGTATCCTTCATATCGGGCTGCTTAGCGGGGAGCACGGCTGCCGTCGCAGTCAACCCGGTCGACG TGATAAAGACAAGACTTCAGTCTTTGAACCGGGGGAGCACAGAGGACACGTACAGCGGAGTGACCGACTGCATCAG GAAAATCTTACATAATGAGGGCCCATCCGCCTTCCTGAAGGGGGCCTACTGTCGAGCCTTGGTGATCGCGCCTCTCTTTGGCATCGCCCAGGTGGTCTACTTCCTAGGCGTGGGCGAGTATCTCCTCAGCTTCTTGCCTAAAAAGGACAAGTAG